The region AGCTGGTCAGGCTCATGGGGCTGAGCCATGGGCCCCCCGCCCCTTCCGTCCCCATCTCCAACCCCACCTGGAAGGAGCACATGAGCGTCTCGTCCACGCTCATCATGGCGCCTGCGTTGTCAAACTCGCCACAGTAGTTAGGAGCTGAGAAGAGTGTCACCAGCTGCCGCTTGGCAAAGAACTCATAGCCATCTTCTACCACCTggacgggggtgggggcagtTAGTCCAGCAGGTGTTGCTGCCCGTCCCCCGCTGCCACCCAGACCAGAGCTGCCAGCCCACCTGGTGTGCCCGGCAGATGAGATCCAGGTCGTGCTTGTGCAGGAACTTGGCCACGACCTCAGCTCCGAAGGTAAAGGAGACGCCACGGTCATTCTCGCCCCAGCCCTGCACGTCCTTGTCAGGGTCAGACCACAGCAGGTCACACAGCAGGCCCTGGTCTGGCACGTCTGTGGGCCGCATGATACGCCGGATCTGCTCCATGGACTGTAGGTCCGGGGACAGGCCTGGAGGGCACCGGGGGCAGGTCACTTCCTCAAGCCTCAAAACAAgggccctccctcctccaggaagcctttgcCAATCAGCCTCTGTTCCCCCAACCCTCCGCCCTCTCCTGGATTCCTGGGAGCCTAGACAGGCAGAGCTCATCGCCTTCTGCCTCTTCAAGTCCCTGTCCCTTCAAGGAGCACAGCGCTCCCTGGAGAAAGACAAGCAAACTCCACGCAAGAAGCCGAGGCCACGACACGACAGTGAGTGCAGCCTAACGCTGGGGTGCGGGGGGACTTTGTGGAAGAAGTGATATCCAAACCAGGACTCCAGGGAGAGGTGTTCCAGGTGGCTGAGAACGTGTCCTCCAGCTAACACTTCTGTCCCAAATGCCCCAGGGATGTGGCCAGGCTCATCCTGCCCAAGCATTCCCTTGCCATGCGGCCCAGAGCCGCCCTCACCCCCGTGACAGCAGAAGATCTTTTCATCCACAATGGCAGCAATAGGCAGGCAGTTGAAGCAATCGGTGAAGGTTTTCCATAGTTTGATGTTGTAGCGTCTCTTGCCTgcccagaggaaggagagggCTCACGAGAAGGCCTGTCTGCCCCACCCTCAGTGTGGGTCTCTGGGCCTTCCAGGGCACATTGTGTGTTGTTCAGACACAGCTGGGAGAAGAGAATGGAAGGCAAGAAGGGAacccccaccctgccccgccAACCCTCACCCCACTGCCTCGCAGGAGGAATTCTAAAGCAGCCGAGTCCACAGGAACCCCAGAGTTCCAGTTCTGGAACAACCTCAGGGTTGGCACCCACGCCCCTGCACATGAGCAGAGCCAGGCCAAGACCGGGTTTGGTCTCTCTCAGCTTCTGGCCAACAGAGCCCAGTCCAGACAGGCATCCTAAGTGCTTAAGTAGCGGATGCACTGGAGGGGAGTGCCGGCAGGCAAGGCCCTGCATTAGAATGCTGGCAGCCCTTCAGTCAGCAGCCATTCACCACGTCCCTCCTGAGCACCAGGACCCAtgccaggagggcagggaggagagacgTGAACTGGCCCGGCCCTGCCTTCACGGAGCTCAGTCTAGCAGGTGTTCGTCAGACACTGCTACCCCAGCCACCAGGTCAACACGAGGGTCGCACTGAATGGCCGGGAGAGCCCTTCAGGACCCGCTCAGCCCCAGATGCTCAGCCCACTCACACTCATCGTAGAAGCCGTAGATGCGGTTGATGCTGGCACACTCGTGGTTCCCACGGAGCAGGAAGAAGTTCTCGGGGTACTTGATCTTATAGGCCAGCAGCAAGCAGATGGTCTCCAAAGACTGCTTGCCCCTGTCCACGTAGTCCCCCAGAAACAGGTAGTTGCTCTCTGGAGGGAAGCCGCCGTACTCGAACAGCCGCAGAAGGTCGTAGTACTGGCCATGGATGTCGCCTGTGACCCAGAGAACCAGGTCAGCACTAGGTGCAGTCTAAACTTGAACCCAGGGCCAGGGTTGGGCTCAAGGGAGGAGAGATCCAGGGACTTTGGCTGGTGGGGGGGGTACCCACTTTCAGGAAGCAAAGGGGCCTGGGCAGGGGGCTCACCGCAGATCTTGAGGGGTGCCTCCAGCTCCAGAAGAATGGGCTGGCTCAGGAAAATCTCCCGGGATTTGAGGCACAGACCACGGATCTCGTTCTCTGTCAGCTGTACATTCTTTCCAGGCCGCgagccctgcactgggagtggaATGAGGCATCAGGACCCTCAGGCAAGAAGAGGGTGGGTGACATGGGTGGCCCCATAGGCACTTCTGGGGAGGCGCCTGGGCCTCCCGGGCCCCGCCTCGCCCAGGggcagctgctgctgctgagcCTCCTGGGACCCCCGCCTCAAGCCTCAAGGGACGAGACCCCCAGCTACCCTCAAGACACTCGAGAGGGGACTGCTGTGCGCGGAGGCCTGCCAAAACCTCAGAACACGGGACCCCTTGCTTGGGGGGGGCTAGGCTTCTCGGATTTCTCTCTCACCCCAAGAGCCCTGGCCAACCCGTGCGCCCCCCCGCCCTGCTCTGGCAAGGGGAGCAACCCCAGACCTCCCAGGCGCGCCGCGATTGGGAAGGGGGGGCACCTGCGGCCACGGGACCTCGCGGCCCGTCCCCGCCCAGTCTAAGCTGGCCCTGGGAGGGGCAAGTCCACCCGCGCGCCACTTCCGGGCCGGGCAGGGGACCAGGGCGCGGCCGGCGCCCACCTCCCCTGCCCCGGCCAACCTTCCAGCAGGCGCCCGATGATAGAGTCCAGGTTGAGCTTCTCGCTGTCGGACATGGCGGCGCCGCCGCTCTGGCCCCAGCAGCTCCGGGCCCGCTCCTGCCTCCCGCCCTCCCGCTGCCTCCTTCCGGCCTCGCGCTTCTTCCGCCCGCCCCGGCTCGCCGCCCCGCCTCCTAGGCCGCCCGCCCCGCCTCCTaggccgcccgccccgccccgccccgcccgctgCCCCAGCGCTCTAGCGCCTCCGCCGGACGCCGGGCGCAGGGGTCGCGGCAGCCCGGGAGGCGGGGCCTCGGTCAGGGGGCGGGACTTGGACTGACTCGTGTGTCTGGGGCGGAGCCTGCTCGGTGGGCGGGGCTTCATGGGGTGAGGTCAAGCCTAGCTCCGCCCTTGAGGAGTTACCCTCCGCTGTAAGGAGGAGGTGCGGTCGGAAGTACTGtggaagttgtttttctctttcaggggCTGAGCAGTCCTTCCCACTTCTGTCCTGGTCGGGAAGGTGGTGTGACCTCATCGGTTACTCACTGGGTCTCCCCAAACAGTTCAGATTAAGCCCTTGAAGTGcaggaaaggaaactgaggctcagagatagtAAGAGCCTCAAATTCACAGAGGACCTCTACCTCCTGAGTCTGGGGCCCTCGGGCGACTGGCTAGGTAGATCCAGACACCTGTTGCTGAACTCCGAGCTCATTTTGGTCCACACTGCCTGTGGTGCAtgctaaattattattttttgtaatgtCTCATCCTTGCCTTTTGAGTAGCATAGTAATGCTACATTGTGTGCATATTGAAAGTATTACTTTGTAAAGAGCAAACACTAAATACACCATGATACTCCTTGGACCCTGAATCGAGTGTTTTACGTGCCAGTGACCTCAAATCTGGAGGCAGCCTGCCCTCTCTACCTCTGGCAGGCCCTGGCCGCATCACACCCAGCACAGGAACCCAAGCCTGCACCCACCCAGCCCACCGGGATGGTGGGAGGAGCCCATGGCCCAGGGCCACTGGGGCAGGCCGGAAGAGCCCGGGACAGGAAGGGGtaactacccccccccccccgccacgcaCTTAGGAGGGGCCCCCCGGCTGGTTGCCGAAGCTGTGGCTGAGGAGGAAGTGAGAGGAGGAGGTGAGGTGCAGCAAGGAGGTAAGCTGGGCTGCAGGGGATAGGGGCCTGGCCTTTCTGCCACTTCTGGGCCCatgctccacccccaccccacaagAGAAGAGGGGACAGAAGGGGCTTGGAGAGATACCCTGAAATCTGCTCCCTCTGACCACGCAGTCAGGTCCTGGGGCTGGGGCCTGGCTGGATAGGAGCCCAGGCACCAGGCTGGCTAGGAGCTGCCTCTCACATTGGCTTTCCCCACATCTTGCAGCCTGTGGCATCAGGGGTCTGCGGCACTATGGCCCAGGCCCTGGGGGAGGACCTGGTGCAGCCTGGTGAGCTGCAGGATGACTCCAGCTCTTTGGGGTCTGACTCAGAGCTGAGTGGGCCCGGCCCATATCGCCAGGCTGACCGCTATGGCTTCATTGGAGGCAGCTCAGCAGAGCCAGGGTAAGTAGggaagggatggggtggggcGGTGGGGTGCTGGGAATAAGGGTGGGAGCTGAGGGCTGAATTCTAGGGTGAGGTCCAACCTCGAGGGTCCTGGGAGGGTCTGGGGACTCAGCCAGTATCATCCCTTCTCGGGTTCCAGATGGAATTCTAAGGTTAGCAGGGCTGCGGGGGGTGGTCCCTGTATGTCTCTTTTACTCCCAGTCTCTGAGGGTTTCCACCCACCTCTGGGGCCAAACATTCTGCCCCTTTTAATCTGGCCCAGGAATCCCAGATCCAGATCACAGAACCCACACTTCTTCCCCCACCAATCCTCTCCATTCCCAATGCACAGACAGGAAGACAAGTCCAGAGACAGATaggaaggtcacacagcagatcAGAGACAGAATCAGACTCAAACTCACAACTCCTGGCTTCTAGTCCAGGACTCTGTCTACCCAGCTTCCCCGATGACTTGTCTGTGTCCCTATCCTGGGGGACAATCAACAAGCCCCTCCCTcaacacacacctacacaccccCTTCAGTCTCTCCTGCTTCCACCCACATCGGAGCCACATCCTTTCCTGTCCCCATGACAACCACTGGCAACTCCTGGGTGACAGGTCACCACCCCGCCCCAGagactcccagagatctccagggCCAGGAGTTAGGCTCACCCAGGTAGCATGAAGGGTGGCGGACGCGGGCTCTGGGTAACAGCTGCCCAGCGCCTGGATGCCTGTGCCATGTGTCCCCAGGCCAGGTCACCCTCCTGCAGACCTTATCCGCCAGCGGGAGATGAAGTGGGTGGAGATGACCTCACACTGGGAGAAAACCATGTCTCGGCGGTACAAGAAGGTAAGGGGGAGAGTGGTCCCACCCAGGCCTCCGTGGCTCAGCCCCCTTTGCCTCGGCCCATGCCCTGGCAAAATTCACCCCTCCCGTGTCCCAGTACCTCCTGCCTTTTCTCCCTGCTACCCAAAGTGGCTCTTGCCTGATGACAGGTTGTGCTTGGGGCCTGCCGACAGGAGCAGGGGAAGCTGGCGTGGCTGGCCTAACGGGGTCCCTTGGCCTCACCCACAGGTAAAGATGCAGTGCCGGAAAGGCATCCCCTCGGCCCTGCGGGCCCGGTGCTGGCCCCTGTTGTGCGGGGCCCATGTGTGTCAGAAGAACAGCCGTGGCACTTATCAGGTGAGGGAACTGGCAGgggtcccacctcccctcccctggcccttcaCCACTCTGGGCCTTCACATCCACCTTTTTGTCCACACACAGGAGCTGGCTGAGGCCCCTGGGGACCCACAGTGGATGGAGACCATCGGCAGGGACCTGCACCGCCAGTTCCCTCTCCATGAGATGTTTGTGTCACCCCAGGGTCACGGGTATGAGGCCAGTGATGCCCAGGGACCCCCAGCCCCACAACCCCCAGGTGCTTTGGCCTAGTGCCGCCCCGCCCCGGCTTTATATCTTTGCATCTCAGAGGACCCATCAAGGCCCTCGGGGGGCTGAGGCCTGGGCAAGGGCCGccagagggtggggaagggaagcccGGAGGACCGGCCCCTAATGGGGTCTTCTGGCACAGGCAGCAGGGGCTCCTCCAGGTACTCAAGGCCTACACCCTGTATCGGCCGGAACAGGGCTACTGCCAGGCCCAAGGCCCTGTGGCTGCCGTGCTGCTCATGTATCTGCCCCCAGAGGTGAGTGCCCTCAACCCTGCTACGGGGACCCAAGACCCTGACCCCCTAACCCCAGTGATCCATGACCCCCAACGCTGGTGACCTAGGGACCTAGTAATCCTGTGCCCTGGACCCATGACCCCTCCATCCCCAGGAACTCTGGCCTCAGGGACCTGGGATCCTTGACTCCTACCCAAACCTGTCCTAGTGAGTGACCCAGGGCCTCATGACCACCAATCTCAGCGACCTTCAAACCCAACGACCTTGACTGCAGGAACATGGAGCCCTGAGCCCTGACCTTTGCCCCAATGATCTAGGAGTCTGGAT is a window of Eschrichtius robustus isolate mEscRob2 chromosome 11, mEscRob2.pri, whole genome shotgun sequence DNA encoding:
- the PPP1CA gene encoding serine/threonine-protein phosphatase PP1-alpha catalytic subunit; its protein translation is MSDSEKLNLDSIIGRLLEVQGSRPGKNVQLTENEIRGLCLKSREIFLSQPILLELEAPLKICGDIHGQYYDLLRLFEYGGFPPESNYLFLGDYVDRGKQSLETICLLLAYKIKYPENFFLLRGNHECASINRIYGFYDECKRRYNIKLWKTFTDCFNCLPIAAIVDEKIFCCHGGLSPDLQSMEQIRRIMRPTDVPDQGLLCDLLWSDPDKDVQGWGENDRGVSFTFGAEVVAKFLHKHDLDLICRAHQVVEDGYEFFAKRQLVTLFSAPNYCGEFDNAGAMMSVDETLMCSFQILKPADKNKGKYGQFSGLNPGGRPITPPRNSAKAKK